In one Candidatus Peribacter riflensis genomic region, the following are encoded:
- a CDS encoding heavy metal transport/detoxification protein: MSSSTEKRQLTLRIGGMTCGSCELLLERKLKAVSGVLHVAVHHRKGTAEITASAHDLPSFAQLESVIRDAGYRVVTEEEIVTARQDCRLRQEPDAPDQQKWLEIGGALLIIFALYKILSAYDLVSLAPSTAGALTFGGVLVIGLVAGMSSCLAVTGGLLLAMAAKHNEMHGSETPVQRLRPLLQFNAGRLISYFVLGGLVGLLGQSITLNAQMTGYMSVAIALIMLYLALTILKVIPKGSFPIRPPKAFAHWIANLSENDHPAAPFALGALTFFLPCGFTQSLQLVALASGSFLSGALTMFIFALGTLPALLGISYISANARGSSSRLFLRFAGTLVLVLSLYNLNSGLALVGIDVPRTFASAFGTQNAPVPTPAAPVQNGVQEVSMVVTGSGYEPSDIVIRSGIPVRFHVDGTQAGGCTRGFVIPSLGIQKVLAAGDNLFEFTPQSPGRIPFSCSMGMVRGSFTVI; this comes from the coding sequence ATGTCTTCATCCACTGAAAAACGGCAACTCACCCTCCGCATCGGAGGGATGACGTGCGGCAGCTGCGAGCTCCTGCTCGAACGCAAGCTCAAAGCAGTGTCCGGCGTCCTCCACGTTGCAGTGCACCACCGCAAGGGCACGGCGGAGATTACGGCTTCGGCACATGACCTCCCCTCTTTCGCACAACTGGAATCCGTCATCCGCGATGCCGGGTACCGCGTGGTCACAGAAGAGGAAATCGTCACTGCGCGGCAGGACTGCCGCTTACGACAGGAGCCGGATGCACCGGACCAGCAGAAATGGCTGGAGATCGGCGGCGCACTGCTCATCATCTTCGCCCTCTACAAGATTCTGAGCGCGTACGACCTGGTGTCCCTCGCCCCGTCGACCGCAGGAGCCCTTACATTCGGCGGCGTGCTCGTCATCGGCCTCGTGGCCGGCATGAGCAGCTGTCTTGCCGTCACGGGCGGCCTGCTCCTTGCCATGGCCGCAAAGCACAATGAGATGCACGGCAGCGAAACGCCCGTGCAGCGCCTCCGGCCCCTGCTGCAGTTCAATGCCGGCCGCCTCATCTCGTACTTTGTCCTGGGCGGGCTCGTGGGACTGCTGGGCCAGTCCATCACGCTCAATGCGCAGATGACCGGGTACATGAGCGTGGCAATCGCCCTGATCATGCTCTACCTCGCCCTCACGATCTTAAAAGTAATCCCGAAGGGGAGCTTTCCGATCCGGCCGCCCAAGGCCTTCGCCCACTGGATCGCGAACCTCTCGGAGAATGACCATCCCGCAGCGCCCTTCGCCCTGGGAGCGCTCACGTTCTTCCTGCCCTGCGGATTCACACAGTCGCTGCAACTCGTGGCACTCGCCTCAGGAAGCTTTCTCTCGGGTGCGCTGACGATGTTCATCTTCGCCCTCGGCACGCTGCCCGCCCTGCTCGGCATCAGCTACATTTCGGCAAATGCCAGAGGATCCTCCTCACGCCTGTTCCTTCGTTTCGCAGGAACGCTGGTCCTTGTGCTCTCGCTCTACAATTTGAACAGCGGTCTCGCCCTCGTCGGTATCGATGTTCCCCGCACATTCGCCTCCGCATTCGGCACGCAGAACGCGCCTGTCCCGACCCCCGCCGCACCAGTGCAGAACGGCGTGCAGGAGGTCTCGATGGTCGTCACGGGTTCCGGCTACGAGCCGAGTGACATCGTAATCCGCTCGGGCATTCCCGTGCGTTTTCACGTCGACGGCACACAGGCAGGAGGCTGCACGCGCGGCTTCGTGATCCCCTCTCTCGGCATTCAGAAGGTGCTGGCAGCCGGAGACAACCTCTTCGAATTCACGCCGCAGAGCCCCGGCCGCATTCCCTTCAGCTGTTCCATGGGCATGGTCCGCGGCTCCTTTACGGTCATCTGA